A single genomic interval of Bacillus oleivorans harbors:
- a CDS encoding queuosine precursor transporter, which translates to MINQPKDQLFTLYSVLFATSLVVANVTATKVVSFGDTFVIPAAVVTYAFTFLLTDIIHERYGKEQAQKTVFYGFIAQLFASVMILIGMVLPAAPFAQSAQEAYEVLLGPNLRNMMASLIAYLISQNIDVHLFSFLKNKFNGKHKWIRNNVSTISSQFIDTAVFITIAFAGQVPSLWAMIWSQFAIKCVLALLDTPLFYLLTRKNKTQANSTTVSS; encoded by the coding sequence ATGATTAATCAGCCAAAAGATCAGCTTTTTACGCTGTACTCAGTCTTATTTGCGACATCATTAGTAGTGGCCAATGTAACGGCGACAAAGGTTGTTTCCTTTGGAGACACCTTTGTAATTCCTGCTGCTGTTGTCACCTACGCTTTTACTTTTCTATTAACAGATATCATTCATGAGCGTTATGGAAAAGAACAGGCACAGAAAACTGTCTTTTACGGCTTCATTGCTCAGCTGTTTGCAAGTGTGATGATTTTAATAGGGATGGTTTTGCCGGCAGCTCCTTTCGCGCAGTCGGCACAAGAAGCATACGAAGTGCTGCTTGGACCCAACCTTCGCAATATGATGGCAAGCCTAATTGCCTATTTGATATCACAAAATATAGACGTTCATTTGTTTTCTTTCCTAAAAAACAAATTCAATGGCAAGCACAAATGGATTCGAAATAATGTAAGTACGATTTCATCGCAATTTATTGATACTGCCGTCTTTATTACGATTGCCTTCGCGGGTCAGGTCCCTAGCCTTTGGGCGATGATTTGGTCACAATTTGCGATTAAATGTGTATTAGCTTTATTAGATACACCTTTATTTTATCTCCTAACGAGAAAAAATAAGACACAGGCTAATTCCACCACGGTCTCATCATAA
- the motA gene encoding flagellar motor stator protein MotA — MDKTSIIGLILAVIAIGFGMTLKGVEVGVLLNPAALLIIFLGTAAAVIIAFPTKEIKRVPKLLKIVFTEQKLVPDTELIQKFSEMAQVARKEGLLALETLASDIDDPFLRNGLTLAVDGQNAEYIRDVLTEEIEAMEERHHSGAAIFSQAGTYAPTLGVLGAVVGLIAALTHMEDTVALGASISAAFVATLMGIFSGYMLWHPFANKLKQKSKAEAKQKRMIIEGILSILEGENPRLLEQKLASFLPEDERKNLLKEGVNDNA; from the coding sequence ATGGATAAAACTTCAATAATTGGCCTGATATTAGCGGTAATTGCGATCGGGTTTGGAATGACTCTGAAGGGTGTTGAAGTTGGAGTATTACTTAATCCGGCCGCATTATTAATTATCTTTTTGGGTACAGCGGCTGCAGTTATTATAGCCTTCCCTACAAAAGAGATTAAAAGGGTTCCTAAGTTATTAAAAATTGTTTTTACAGAGCAAAAGCTTGTTCCGGATACTGAATTAATTCAAAAGTTTTCAGAAATGGCGCAAGTTGCAAGAAAAGAAGGACTCCTTGCTCTTGAAACATTGGCAAGCGATATAGATGATCCTTTTTTAAGAAATGGACTGACTCTTGCAGTTGACGGACAAAACGCTGAGTATATTAGAGATGTGCTGACTGAAGAAATTGAAGCAATGGAGGAACGTCATCATTCCGGAGCAGCTATTTTTTCTCAGGCAGGTACTTATGCACCAACTTTAGGGGTGCTTGGGGCGGTTGTAGGATTAATTGCAGCCCTTACTCATATGGAGGATACAGTAGCTTTAGGAGCTTCGATAAGTGCTGCTTTCGTAGCTACCTTAATGGGAATATTCTCCGGATACATGCTGTGGCATCCATTTGCAAATAAACTCAAGCAAAAATCAAAAGCGGAAGCGAAACAAAAAAGAATGATCATCGAAGGCATTCTTTCCATCCTTGAGGGAGAAAACCCTCGTTTACTAGAACAAAAATTGGCGTCATTTTTGCCAGAAGACGAGAGGAAGAATCTCTTAAAAGAAGGCGTGAACGATAATGCGTAA
- the queF gene encoding preQ(1) synthase, translated as MKNSWIPQSGPMPRPKSVEEGREALKEEAFDSPNVSNITFRALEFTAVCPKTGQPDFGQVEISYTPDQKCIESKSLKFYLWSYRDEGAFCETLAARIADDIVYAIDPKRVEVTIFQSPRGGIELKATAIREKNND; from the coding sequence ATGAAAAACTCTTGGATTCCGCAATCCGGACCAATGCCGAGACCAAAGAGTGTCGAGGAAGGACGCGAAGCTCTAAAAGAAGAAGCTTTCGACAGTCCGAATGTTAGTAATATAACCTTTAGAGCATTAGAATTTACAGCCGTTTGTCCGAAAACAGGCCAGCCAGATTTTGGTCAGGTTGAAATCTCTTATACGCCTGATCAAAAATGTATTGAGTCTAAATCATTAAAATTTTATTTGTGGTCTTACCGTGACGAAGGTGCATTTTGTGAAACATTAGCGGCTCGTATTGCTGATGATATCGTCTATGCGATTGATCCAAAGCGTGTAGAAGTGACGATTTTCCAATCTCCGCGTGGCGGAATTGAATTAAAAGCAACAGCAATAAGAGAGAAAAACAATGATTAA
- a CDS encoding DUF1992 domain-containing protein, with the protein MDRFDFITEDLIKKAYREGAFDQLPGKGKPLPKDDLEHIPPDLRMAYRIMKNAGFSVEENQLKAEVMTIEDLIKNSQDEEERKQHQQKLNEKLLRWNQMQAKRGIKTNSALFKNYESKIENKLFSNKDK; encoded by the coding sequence ATGGATCGTTTTGATTTTATAACGGAAGACCTTATAAAAAAAGCATATAGAGAGGGCGCATTTGATCAACTGCCAGGGAAAGGGAAGCCACTTCCAAAGGATGATTTAGAACATATTCCTCCTGATTTGAGAATGGCGTACCGCATAATGAAGAATGCAGGTTTTTCAGTAGAAGAAAATCAGCTAAAAGCAGAAGTAATGACGATTGAAGATCTGATTAAAAATAGCCAGGATGAGGAAGAGAGAAAACAGCATCAGCAAAAGTTAAACGAAAAGCTTCTCCGCTGGAATCAAATGCAGGCTAAAAGAGGTATAAAAACAAATAGTGCTCTTTTTAAAAATTATGAAAGTAAAATTGAGAATAAACTCTTTTCAAATAAAGATAAATAA